One window of Triplophysa rosa linkage group LG8, Trosa_1v2, whole genome shotgun sequence genomic DNA carries:
- the bcam gene encoding basal cell adhesion molecule isoform X3, producing the protein MERTMLGRFGVCTVLALTLQVCLAAVTVNVIPKVEVIKGETVKLPCTYTTSEPAPSLVVQWFIENAGVRKQIAYWHSQGDAGIDASTLLADRLTLGSDKSLTISSVTAEDEMTYYCQVTGGAVGTSEAETVVKVFNAPEKPVISGNNQAITVSHDSISSSEVGKCTSRNAHPEPRIIWFKDGTPLPEVKDQKEKTFMIPSVVKEASGLTTVTSTLFMRPEKADAKSVFHCTVEYSMPNNQIREDSSETFSLSLLYPSENVFFKLMNQGPIKEGDDVHMICETDGNPQPEFDFHLEITPKAKRLPASAGKLVLKNVTRNDAGTYKCEAQDFDAEVELVKTLSFSVHYLDLVEVDPKDPLFPSQGDAVELQCKSKSSDEYTLQWKKDSKVLSQNGVLTLQSVSLFDAGVYICVGAVPSVPGLQKQANVTLNVKGKPEIDTPVDVFIAKEGGIITLNCSALGYPAPQFTWTPSGKESVTVLGNKVISRITLEATSAVLKDGVTCEASNKLGMDSKKFTVSIKSERVTDTDGNAANRADRQQAGSSVVVIAVVVCVLLLLLLVAGLFFLNKKGKLSCGKKNKKDVASGDMKGGIVVEMKSGEKGNEESGLLNKPNADQC; encoded by the exons tgtgtttggCTGCAGTCACGGTCAATGTGATCCCAAAGGTGGAGGTGATAAAAGGAGAGACGGTCAAACTGCCCTGCACATACACCACTTCTGAACCTGCCCCCTCTCTTGTGGTCCAGTGGTTCATT GAGAATGCAGGTGTAAGGAAGCAAATAGCTTACTGGCATTCGCAAGGTGATGCTGGCATTGATGCCAGCACATTGTTGGCAGATCGGTTAACCCTGGGAAGTGACAAGTCCCTCACCATCTCCTCTGTCACAGCGGAAGATGAGATGACCTATTACTGCCAAGTAACTGGAGGGGCTGTGGGAACCTCTGAGGCTGAAACCGTGGTCAAAGTTTTCA ATGCGCCAGAGAAGCCAGTGATATCTGGCAATAATCAGGCCATCACTGTCAGTCATGACTCCATCTCCTCATCCGAG GTTGGTAAATGCACCAGCAGGAACGCTCACCCTGAACCTCGTATAATCTGGTTCAAGGATGGCACACCTCTGCCTGAAGTGAAGGACCAAAAGGAAA aaacATTCATGATACCAAGTGTAGTGAAGGAAGCCTCAGGTCTGACCACTGTGACCAGCACACTGTTTATGCGGCCAGAAAAAGCTGATGCTAAATCAGTCTTCCACTGCACTGTTGAGTACAGCATGCCAAATAACCAGATCAGAGAGGACAGCTCGGAAACATTCAGCCTCTCGTTGCTCt ATCCATCAGAAAACGTGTTCTTTAAACTGATGAATCAAGGGCCAATCAAAGAGGGGGATGATGTGCATATGATCTGTGAGACTGATGGTAACCCTCAGCCAGAGTTTGATTTTCATCTAGAG ATCACTCCTAAGGCCAAAAGACTGCCAGCGTCAGCAGGGAAGTTGGTGCTGAAGAACGTGACTCGCAATGATGCTGGAACCTATAAATGTGAAGCTCAGGACTTTGATGCCGAGGTTGAACTTGTCAAGACTTTGAGCTTTTCTGTGCATT ATCTTGACCTCGTGGAAGTGGATCCAAAAGATCCTTTGTTTCCATCTCAGGGAGATGCTGTGGAGCTTCAATGTAAGTCCAAATCCTCAGATGAATACACCCTTCAGTGGAAGAAG GACTCAAAGGTACTGTCGCAGAATGGTGTGTTAACTCTTCAGTCAGTGTCTCTCTTTGACGCtggtgtgtatatatgtgtgggAGCTGTACCCTCTGTGCCAGGCCTCCAAAAACAAGCCAATGTCACCCTTAACGTAAAAG GTAAACCTGAGATTGATACTCCAGTGGATGTTTTCATTGCCAAGGAGGGAGGAATAATCACTCTCAACTGCTCTGCTCTCGGTTATCCCGCTCCACAGTTCACCTGGACACCCTCTGGCAAAGag TCAGTAACAGTATTGGGAAATAAGGTGATCAGCAGAATCACGCTTGAAGCCACATCTGCAGTCCTGAAGGATGGTGTCACGTGCGAAGCATCCAACAAACTGGGAATGGACAGCAAGAAGTTCACGGTTTCCATCAAATCAG AGCGAGTGACAGACACAGATGGCAATGCGGCTAACCGAG CAGACAGACAGCAGGCGGGTTCGAGCGTGGTCGTGATCGCTGTGGTGGTGTGTGTTCTGCTGCTGCTTCTGCTGGTGGCTGGACTCTTCTTCCTCAATAAGAAAGGCAAGCTGAGCTGCGGAAAGAAGAACAAGAAGGATGT GGCATCTGGGGACATGAAAGGTGGCATCGTTGTGGAGATGAAATCAGGTGAAAAAGGCAATGAGGAGTCCGGTCTTCTAAACAAACCCAATGCAGATCAG TGttaa
- the bcam gene encoding basal cell adhesion molecule isoform X4, protein MERTMLGRFGVCTVLALTLQVCLAAVTVNVIPKVEVIKGETVKLPCTYTTSEPAPSLVVQWFIENAGVRKQIAYWHSQGDAGIDASTLLADRLTLGSDKSLTISSVTAEDEMTYYCQVTGGAVGTSEAETVVKVFNAPEKPVISGNNQAITVSHDSISSSEVGKCTSRNAHPEPRIIWFKDGTPLPEVKDQKEKTFMIPSVVKEASGLTTVTSTLFMRPEKADAKSVFHCTVEYSMPNNQIREDSSETFSLSLLYPSENVFFKLMNQGPIKEGDDVHMICETDGNPQPEFDFHLEITPKAKRLPASAGKLVLKNVTRNDAGTYKCEAQDFDAEVELVKTLSFSVHYLDLVEVDPKDPLFPSQGDAVELQCKSKSSDEYTLQWKKDSKVLSQNGVLTLQSVSLFDAGVYICVGAVPSVPGLQKQANVTLNVKGKPEIDTPVDVFIAKEGGIITLNCSALGYPAPQFTWTPSGKESVTVLGNKVISRITLEATSAVLKDGVTCEASNKLGMDSKKFTVSIKSERVTDTDGNAANRDRQQAGSSVVVIAVVVCVLLLLLLVAGLFFLNKKGKLSCGKKNKKDVASGDMKGGIVVEMKSGEKGNEESGLLNKPNADQC, encoded by the exons tgtgtttggCTGCAGTCACGGTCAATGTGATCCCAAAGGTGGAGGTGATAAAAGGAGAGACGGTCAAACTGCCCTGCACATACACCACTTCTGAACCTGCCCCCTCTCTTGTGGTCCAGTGGTTCATT GAGAATGCAGGTGTAAGGAAGCAAATAGCTTACTGGCATTCGCAAGGTGATGCTGGCATTGATGCCAGCACATTGTTGGCAGATCGGTTAACCCTGGGAAGTGACAAGTCCCTCACCATCTCCTCTGTCACAGCGGAAGATGAGATGACCTATTACTGCCAAGTAACTGGAGGGGCTGTGGGAACCTCTGAGGCTGAAACCGTGGTCAAAGTTTTCA ATGCGCCAGAGAAGCCAGTGATATCTGGCAATAATCAGGCCATCACTGTCAGTCATGACTCCATCTCCTCATCCGAG GTTGGTAAATGCACCAGCAGGAACGCTCACCCTGAACCTCGTATAATCTGGTTCAAGGATGGCACACCTCTGCCTGAAGTGAAGGACCAAAAGGAAA aaacATTCATGATACCAAGTGTAGTGAAGGAAGCCTCAGGTCTGACCACTGTGACCAGCACACTGTTTATGCGGCCAGAAAAAGCTGATGCTAAATCAGTCTTCCACTGCACTGTTGAGTACAGCATGCCAAATAACCAGATCAGAGAGGACAGCTCGGAAACATTCAGCCTCTCGTTGCTCt ATCCATCAGAAAACGTGTTCTTTAAACTGATGAATCAAGGGCCAATCAAAGAGGGGGATGATGTGCATATGATCTGTGAGACTGATGGTAACCCTCAGCCAGAGTTTGATTTTCATCTAGAG ATCACTCCTAAGGCCAAAAGACTGCCAGCGTCAGCAGGGAAGTTGGTGCTGAAGAACGTGACTCGCAATGATGCTGGAACCTATAAATGTGAAGCTCAGGACTTTGATGCCGAGGTTGAACTTGTCAAGACTTTGAGCTTTTCTGTGCATT ATCTTGACCTCGTGGAAGTGGATCCAAAAGATCCTTTGTTTCCATCTCAGGGAGATGCTGTGGAGCTTCAATGTAAGTCCAAATCCTCAGATGAATACACCCTTCAGTGGAAGAAG GACTCAAAGGTACTGTCGCAGAATGGTGTGTTAACTCTTCAGTCAGTGTCTCTCTTTGACGCtggtgtgtatatatgtgtgggAGCTGTACCCTCTGTGCCAGGCCTCCAAAAACAAGCCAATGTCACCCTTAACGTAAAAG GTAAACCTGAGATTGATACTCCAGTGGATGTTTTCATTGCCAAGGAGGGAGGAATAATCACTCTCAACTGCTCTGCTCTCGGTTATCCCGCTCCACAGTTCACCTGGACACCCTCTGGCAAAGag TCAGTAACAGTATTGGGAAATAAGGTGATCAGCAGAATCACGCTTGAAGCCACATCTGCAGTCCTGAAGGATGGTGTCACGTGCGAAGCATCCAACAAACTGGGAATGGACAGCAAGAAGTTCACGGTTTCCATCAAATCAG AGCGAGTGACAGACACAGATGGCAATGCGGCTAACCGAG ACAGACAGCAGGCGGGTTCGAGCGTGGTCGTGATCGCTGTGGTGGTGTGTGTTCTGCTGCTGCTTCTGCTGGTGGCTGGACTCTTCTTCCTCAATAAGAAAGGCAAGCTGAGCTGCGGAAAGAAGAACAAGAAGGATGT GGCATCTGGGGACATGAAAGGTGGCATCGTTGTGGAGATGAAATCAGGTGAAAAAGGCAATGAGGAGTCCGGTCTTCTAAACAAACCCAATGCAGATCAG TGttaa
- the bcam gene encoding basal cell adhesion molecule isoform X2, whose translation MERTMLGRFGVCTVLALTLQVCLAAVTVNVIPKVEVIKGETVKLPCTYTTSEPAPSLVVQWFIENAGVRKQIAYWHSQGDAGIDASTLLADRLTLGSDKSLTISSVTAEDEMTYYCQVTGGAVGTSEAETVVKVFNAPEKPVISGNNQAITVSHDSISSSEVGKCTSRNAHPEPRIIWFKDGTPLPEVKDQKEKTFMIPSVVKEASGLTTVTSTLFMRPEKADAKSVFHCTVEYSMPNNQIREDSSETFSLSLLYPSENVFFKLMNQGPIKEGDDVHMICETDGNPQPEFDFHLEITPKAKRLPASAGKLVLKNVTRNDAGTYKCEAQDFDAEVELVKTLSFSVHYLDLVEVDPKDPLFPSQGDAVELQCKSKSSDEYTLQWKKDSKVLSQNGVLTLQSVSLFDAGVYICVGAVPSVPGLQKQANVTLNVKGKPEIDTPVDVFIAKEGGIITLNCSALGYPAPQFTWTPSGKESVTVLGNKVISRITLEATSAVLKDGVTCEASNKLGMDSKKFTVSIKSERVTDTDGNAANRGNPVFKTDRQQAGSSVVVIAVVVCVLLLLLLVAGLFFLNKKGKLSCGKKNKKDVASGDMKGGIVVEMKSGEKGNEESGLLNKPNADQC comes from the exons tgtgtttggCTGCAGTCACGGTCAATGTGATCCCAAAGGTGGAGGTGATAAAAGGAGAGACGGTCAAACTGCCCTGCACATACACCACTTCTGAACCTGCCCCCTCTCTTGTGGTCCAGTGGTTCATT GAGAATGCAGGTGTAAGGAAGCAAATAGCTTACTGGCATTCGCAAGGTGATGCTGGCATTGATGCCAGCACATTGTTGGCAGATCGGTTAACCCTGGGAAGTGACAAGTCCCTCACCATCTCCTCTGTCACAGCGGAAGATGAGATGACCTATTACTGCCAAGTAACTGGAGGGGCTGTGGGAACCTCTGAGGCTGAAACCGTGGTCAAAGTTTTCA ATGCGCCAGAGAAGCCAGTGATATCTGGCAATAATCAGGCCATCACTGTCAGTCATGACTCCATCTCCTCATCCGAG GTTGGTAAATGCACCAGCAGGAACGCTCACCCTGAACCTCGTATAATCTGGTTCAAGGATGGCACACCTCTGCCTGAAGTGAAGGACCAAAAGGAAA aaacATTCATGATACCAAGTGTAGTGAAGGAAGCCTCAGGTCTGACCACTGTGACCAGCACACTGTTTATGCGGCCAGAAAAAGCTGATGCTAAATCAGTCTTCCACTGCACTGTTGAGTACAGCATGCCAAATAACCAGATCAGAGAGGACAGCTCGGAAACATTCAGCCTCTCGTTGCTCt ATCCATCAGAAAACGTGTTCTTTAAACTGATGAATCAAGGGCCAATCAAAGAGGGGGATGATGTGCATATGATCTGTGAGACTGATGGTAACCCTCAGCCAGAGTTTGATTTTCATCTAGAG ATCACTCCTAAGGCCAAAAGACTGCCAGCGTCAGCAGGGAAGTTGGTGCTGAAGAACGTGACTCGCAATGATGCTGGAACCTATAAATGTGAAGCTCAGGACTTTGATGCCGAGGTTGAACTTGTCAAGACTTTGAGCTTTTCTGTGCATT ATCTTGACCTCGTGGAAGTGGATCCAAAAGATCCTTTGTTTCCATCTCAGGGAGATGCTGTGGAGCTTCAATGTAAGTCCAAATCCTCAGATGAATACACCCTTCAGTGGAAGAAG GACTCAAAGGTACTGTCGCAGAATGGTGTGTTAACTCTTCAGTCAGTGTCTCTCTTTGACGCtggtgtgtatatatgtgtgggAGCTGTACCCTCTGTGCCAGGCCTCCAAAAACAAGCCAATGTCACCCTTAACGTAAAAG GTAAACCTGAGATTGATACTCCAGTGGATGTTTTCATTGCCAAGGAGGGAGGAATAATCACTCTCAACTGCTCTGCTCTCGGTTATCCCGCTCCACAGTTCACCTGGACACCCTCTGGCAAAGag TCAGTAACAGTATTGGGAAATAAGGTGATCAGCAGAATCACGCTTGAAGCCACATCTGCAGTCCTGAAGGATGGTGTCACGTGCGAAGCATCCAACAAACTGGGAATGGACAGCAAGAAGTTCACGGTTTCCATCAAATCAG AGCGAGTGACAGACACAGATGGCAATGCGGCTAACCGAG GAAACCCCGTGTTTAAAACAG ACAGACAGCAGGCGGGTTCGAGCGTGGTCGTGATCGCTGTGGTGGTGTGTGTTCTGCTGCTGCTTCTGCTGGTGGCTGGACTCTTCTTCCTCAATAAGAAAGGCAAGCTGAGCTGCGGAAAGAAGAACAAGAAGGATGT GGCATCTGGGGACATGAAAGGTGGCATCGTTGTGGAGATGAAATCAGGTGAAAAAGGCAATGAGGAGTCCGGTCTTCTAAACAAACCCAATGCAGATCAG TGttaa
- the bcam gene encoding basal cell adhesion molecule isoform X1: protein MERTMLGRFGVCTVLALTLQVCLAAVTVNVIPKVEVIKGETVKLPCTYTTSEPAPSLVVQWFIENAGVRKQIAYWHSQGDAGIDASTLLADRLTLGSDKSLTISSVTAEDEMTYYCQVTGGAVGTSEAETVVKVFNAPEKPVISGNNQAITVSHDSISSSEVGKCTSRNAHPEPRIIWFKDGTPLPEVKDQKEKTFMIPSVVKEASGLTTVTSTLFMRPEKADAKSVFHCTVEYSMPNNQIREDSSETFSLSLLYPSENVFFKLMNQGPIKEGDDVHMICETDGNPQPEFDFHLEITPKAKRLPASAGKLVLKNVTRNDAGTYKCEAQDFDAEVELVKTLSFSVHYLDLVEVDPKDPLFPSQGDAVELQCKSKSSDEYTLQWKKDSKVLSQNGVLTLQSVSLFDAGVYICVGAVPSVPGLQKQANVTLNVKGKPEIDTPVDVFIAKEGGIITLNCSALGYPAPQFTWTPSGKESVTVLGNKVISRITLEATSAVLKDGVTCEASNKLGMDSKKFTVSIKSERVTDTDGNAANRGNPVFKTADRQQAGSSVVVIAVVVCVLLLLLLVAGLFFLNKKGKLSCGKKNKKDVASGDMKGGIVVEMKSGEKGNEESGLLNKPNADQC from the exons tgtgtttggCTGCAGTCACGGTCAATGTGATCCCAAAGGTGGAGGTGATAAAAGGAGAGACGGTCAAACTGCCCTGCACATACACCACTTCTGAACCTGCCCCCTCTCTTGTGGTCCAGTGGTTCATT GAGAATGCAGGTGTAAGGAAGCAAATAGCTTACTGGCATTCGCAAGGTGATGCTGGCATTGATGCCAGCACATTGTTGGCAGATCGGTTAACCCTGGGAAGTGACAAGTCCCTCACCATCTCCTCTGTCACAGCGGAAGATGAGATGACCTATTACTGCCAAGTAACTGGAGGGGCTGTGGGAACCTCTGAGGCTGAAACCGTGGTCAAAGTTTTCA ATGCGCCAGAGAAGCCAGTGATATCTGGCAATAATCAGGCCATCACTGTCAGTCATGACTCCATCTCCTCATCCGAG GTTGGTAAATGCACCAGCAGGAACGCTCACCCTGAACCTCGTATAATCTGGTTCAAGGATGGCACACCTCTGCCTGAAGTGAAGGACCAAAAGGAAA aaacATTCATGATACCAAGTGTAGTGAAGGAAGCCTCAGGTCTGACCACTGTGACCAGCACACTGTTTATGCGGCCAGAAAAAGCTGATGCTAAATCAGTCTTCCACTGCACTGTTGAGTACAGCATGCCAAATAACCAGATCAGAGAGGACAGCTCGGAAACATTCAGCCTCTCGTTGCTCt ATCCATCAGAAAACGTGTTCTTTAAACTGATGAATCAAGGGCCAATCAAAGAGGGGGATGATGTGCATATGATCTGTGAGACTGATGGTAACCCTCAGCCAGAGTTTGATTTTCATCTAGAG ATCACTCCTAAGGCCAAAAGACTGCCAGCGTCAGCAGGGAAGTTGGTGCTGAAGAACGTGACTCGCAATGATGCTGGAACCTATAAATGTGAAGCTCAGGACTTTGATGCCGAGGTTGAACTTGTCAAGACTTTGAGCTTTTCTGTGCATT ATCTTGACCTCGTGGAAGTGGATCCAAAAGATCCTTTGTTTCCATCTCAGGGAGATGCTGTGGAGCTTCAATGTAAGTCCAAATCCTCAGATGAATACACCCTTCAGTGGAAGAAG GACTCAAAGGTACTGTCGCAGAATGGTGTGTTAACTCTTCAGTCAGTGTCTCTCTTTGACGCtggtgtgtatatatgtgtgggAGCTGTACCCTCTGTGCCAGGCCTCCAAAAACAAGCCAATGTCACCCTTAACGTAAAAG GTAAACCTGAGATTGATACTCCAGTGGATGTTTTCATTGCCAAGGAGGGAGGAATAATCACTCTCAACTGCTCTGCTCTCGGTTATCCCGCTCCACAGTTCACCTGGACACCCTCTGGCAAAGag TCAGTAACAGTATTGGGAAATAAGGTGATCAGCAGAATCACGCTTGAAGCCACATCTGCAGTCCTGAAGGATGGTGTCACGTGCGAAGCATCCAACAAACTGGGAATGGACAGCAAGAAGTTCACGGTTTCCATCAAATCAG AGCGAGTGACAGACACAGATGGCAATGCGGCTAACCGAG GAAACCCCGTGTTTAAAACAG CAGACAGACAGCAGGCGGGTTCGAGCGTGGTCGTGATCGCTGTGGTGGTGTGTGTTCTGCTGCTGCTTCTGCTGGTGGCTGGACTCTTCTTCCTCAATAAGAAAGGCAAGCTGAGCTGCGGAAAGAAGAACAAGAAGGATGT GGCATCTGGGGACATGAAAGGTGGCATCGTTGTGGAGATGAAATCAGGTGAAAAAGGCAATGAGGAGTCCGGTCTTCTAAACAAACCCAATGCAGATCAG TGttaa